In Methylacidiphilum infernorum V4, a single window of DNA contains:
- the tsaB gene encoding tRNA (adenosine(37)-N6)-threonylcarbamoyltransferase complex dimerization subunit type 1 TsaB, whose amino-acid sequence MIIAIDTSSEIGSIALAQNRTVVWRSFFKGGRHFSSLFQCLERLNLSSTKIEKILIGTGPGSFSSIRVGIAAAQGLGIAKNAPLFSLPSVWSIGLQFAQVPSLGVFSDARRGELFCSLFSYGKLVKGPYLIAKNQLYETIHSLDLAVSTEELHEKIIRAYPRAEDFFLLPDSCPPFDDNPFPEPIYLRGPV is encoded by the coding sequence ATGATTATTGCGATCGACACCTCCTCTGAAATAGGGAGCATAGCGCTTGCCCAAAATCGAACCGTAGTGTGGCGCTCTTTTTTCAAAGGCGGCCGTCACTTTTCTTCCCTGTTTCAATGCCTGGAGCGGCTCAATCTTTCCTCAACAAAGATAGAAAAAATTCTCATCGGGACAGGGCCCGGTTCTTTTTCTTCTATAAGAGTAGGCATTGCCGCCGCTCAAGGGCTTGGAATCGCCAAGAACGCCCCGCTTTTTTCCCTCCCTAGTGTATGGTCCATAGGCTTGCAATTTGCCCAAGTTCCTTCCCTTGGAGTTTTTTCCGATGCTCGAAGAGGAGAGCTTTTCTGTTCTCTTTTCTCTTATGGAAAATTAGTAAAGGGCCCTTATCTTATTGCTAAAAATCAACTTTATGAGACGATTCACAGCTTGGATTTAGCCGTCAGCACCGAGGAGCTGCATGAGAAGATTATTCGTGCTTATCCACGGGCTGAAGACTTTTTTCTTTTACCCGATTCATGTCCACCCTTTGATGATAATCCCTTTCCTGAACCTATCTATTTGAGAGGACCTGTTTAA
- the alr gene encoding alanine racemase, translated as MTQETYPSCSFPAHPRSWVEIDGRALRFNIRVARERIPKKTKIIAVVKSEAYGHGLIPIAKELVHSGVEVLGINNIDEAIELRQAGIRSALLILCPILPSEASIIVSYNVGVVISSYNEAKWLSQAAERQGKKAIVHIKIDTGMGRLGFIPSQFIQEMEKIKRLSSLSIAAICTHFSQAETDIEATEKQWLELLKFRHYFKGLPIHVANSAALWRKSVYACDYVRIGLALYGIAPMPFLRRFLKPILTWKCKIVLIKELPRGHPISYGATYKLKKPSRIAVLSVGYGDGYCRSLSNKASVLIKGKRCPVRGAITMNLLMVDITDLPSCKVGDEAVLLGTQGKESITADELAKLSQTISYEIITNIHSHIRRNYRHFLSHSNELSLYE; from the coding sequence ATGACCCAGGAGACATATCCATCTTGTTCTTTTCCTGCGCATCCTCGAAGCTGGGTTGAGATCGATGGGAGAGCACTGCGGTTTAATATTCGCGTGGCCAGGGAAAGAATCCCTAAAAAAACCAAAATTATTGCCGTCGTCAAATCTGAAGCTTATGGACACGGCCTTATCCCCATTGCTAAGGAGCTCGTGCATTCCGGTGTTGAAGTCCTGGGTATCAATAACATCGATGAAGCCATAGAACTGCGGCAGGCGGGCATCAGATCGGCTCTATTGATTTTATGTCCGATCTTACCTTCGGAAGCTTCTATAATTGTCTCTTATAATGTTGGAGTAGTCATTTCTTCTTACAATGAAGCAAAATGGCTCAGTCAAGCTGCAGAACGCCAAGGCAAAAAAGCGATCGTGCATATCAAAATCGATACCGGTATGGGAAGATTAGGCTTTATCCCTTCTCAATTCATCCAAGAGATGGAAAAAATAAAAAGGCTTTCTTCTCTTTCTATTGCCGCTATTTGCACCCATTTTTCTCAAGCGGAAACGGATATCGAGGCCACTGAAAAGCAGTGGCTGGAGCTACTCAAATTTCGACACTATTTCAAAGGACTTCCTATTCATGTAGCCAATAGCGCGGCTTTATGGAGAAAAAGCGTTTATGCCTGTGATTACGTCCGGATCGGTCTTGCCCTTTATGGAATAGCTCCCATGCCTTTTCTTCGAAGATTTTTAAAACCTATCCTGACGTGGAAATGTAAAATCGTTCTTATTAAAGAGCTTCCCCGAGGACATCCCATCAGTTATGGAGCCACCTATAAACTCAAAAAACCTTCCCGGATAGCCGTGCTTTCAGTGGGATACGGGGATGGCTACTGCAGATCATTATCCAATAAGGCTTCTGTTCTTATTAAAGGGAAACGATGCCCGGTGAGGGGAGCCATAACCATGAACCTCCTCATGGTCGACATTACCGATCTGCCCTCTTGTAAGGTTGGGGATGAAGCGGTGTTATTAGGGACTCAAGGCAAAGAGAGCATCACCGCCGATGAGTTAGCCAAGCTGTCTCAAACCATCTCTTATGAAATCATTACTAACATCCATTCCCATATCCGTCGAAATTACCGCCATTTTCTTTCCCATTCCAACGAACTTTCCCTCTATGAATGA
- the tsaE gene encoding tRNA (adenosine(37)-N6)-threonylcarbamoyltransferase complex ATPase subunit type 1 TsaE produces the protein MNSEVSIISKSPKETIDFGKELVKTTRGGEVFALIGELGAGKTQIVKGAALALGFQGEVTSPTFNLVHCYEGEKYSLFHVDLYRIEKGESSLYLYLEEILYSGEVCFIEWPEKIEKWLPSWTQYWEITVISENERKIKRLR, from the coding sequence ATGAATTCAGAGGTTTCGATCATTTCCAAGAGCCCTAAAGAAACTATCGATTTCGGCAAAGAGCTTGTCAAAACAACTCGGGGAGGAGAAGTTTTTGCATTAATAGGAGAACTCGGAGCAGGGAAAACCCAAATTGTCAAAGGGGCAGCCCTGGCTTTAGGTTTTCAAGGGGAAGTCACAAGCCCGACCTTTAATTTAGTTCACTGCTACGAGGGGGAAAAGTACTCCCTTTTTCATGTTGATCTTTATAGGATAGAAAAAGGGGAGAGCTCTCTTTACCTTTATTTGGAAGAAATCTTATACTCTGGAGAAGTATGCTTTATCGAATGGCCTGAAAAAATAGAAAAATGGTTACCCTCTTGGACCCAATATTGGGAAATAACCGTCATTTCTGAAAATGAAAGAAAAATTAAACGACTGCGCTGA
- the thiL gene encoding thiamine-phosphate kinase produces the protein MQSHKIPLSFSSESLLRDINEEQLLEILLKDFQTNRPGIVGIGEDCAVVQGRGNDLYYLFKVDATVENVHFEAGTPPELIGRKALARALSDIAAMGGEPLYALVGIGISKDQKIEKIKKIYEGIRSLAQAFDLLIIGGETTVSEQLFLVVSLWGKTEGYKPVLRSGATDGDGLFVTGVLGGSFQSGHHLVFMPRIKEGKWLANGRWAKAMMDISDGLAKDLPRMAKASSIGFEIDFDAIPIRGGYTIKAALTEGEDYELLFSVAKEKENKLIQSWPFDVPLKKIGFFSQRGKRNFPDEFRGFDHFQEP, from the coding sequence GTGCAATCCCATAAAATCCCTCTTTCTTTTTCTTCTGAATCTCTGCTCAGAGATATTAACGAAGAGCAACTTTTAGAAATCCTTCTCAAGGACTTTCAGACCAACAGGCCTGGAATCGTCGGCATCGGAGAGGATTGCGCAGTGGTTCAAGGAAGGGGAAATGACCTTTATTATCTTTTTAAAGTTGATGCTACGGTTGAAAATGTCCATTTCGAGGCCGGCACCCCTCCTGAACTGATTGGAAGAAAAGCCTTAGCTCGGGCCCTTTCGGATATCGCCGCCATGGGGGGAGAGCCGCTCTATGCCCTAGTCGGTATCGGCATCAGCAAGGATCAGAAAATAGAGAAAATAAAAAAAATCTACGAAGGGATCCGTTCCTTAGCCCAAGCCTTCGATCTTTTGATCATCGGCGGAGAAACCACCGTTTCCGAACAACTCTTTTTAGTTGTAAGCCTATGGGGAAAAACCGAGGGCTACAAACCGGTGTTGAGATCGGGAGCAACCGATGGGGATGGCCTTTTTGTTACAGGGGTTCTTGGAGGAAGCTTTCAATCCGGCCATCACCTGGTGTTCATGCCTAGAATAAAAGAAGGTAAATGGCTTGCCAATGGCCGATGGGCAAAAGCGATGATGGATATCAGTGATGGCCTAGCCAAGGATTTGCCAAGGATGGCCAAGGCTTCATCAATAGGTTTTGAAATTGACTTTGATGCCATTCCCATCCGCGGTGGCTATACAATCAAAGCCGCTTTAACAGAAGGGGAAGACTATGAGCTGCTCTTTTCTGTCGCCAAAGAAAAAGAAAATAAACTGATCCAAAGTTGGCCTTTTGATGTTCCCTTGAAAAAAATTGGCTTCTTTAGCCAAAGAGGAAAAAGGAATTTCCCCGATGAATTCAGAGGTTTCGATCATTTCCAAGAGCCCTAA
- the thiC gene encoding phosphomethylpyrimidine synthase ThiC has product MIQNQSRLTYLDIVSKGKELSSFLLSFFPNSQKIYLKGDNPGVNVPFRKIKLSPNSGTRSSEPSFFYSYDTSGPYTDPSSGVEIGKGLFPVRAQWIQQREDCEFYEGRIVQLKERGRLPDAQKELAFKNGQLGLFNRMPLRAKAGRRVSQMHYAKKGIVTPEMEFVAIRENLGRKDFSLRRGEGFLYSQHVGCSWGASIPGEITPEFVRREVAAGRAIIPSNINHPELEPMIIGRNFRVKINANIGNSAISSSMSEEVAKLLWAILWGADTVMDLSTGKNIHQIRELIIRSSPVPIGTVPIYEALEKVGGVPEELSWEIYRDTLIEQAEQGVDYFTIHAGVLLRYIPYTVNRLCGIVSRGGSIMAKWCLAHHQENFLYTHFDEICEILSAYDVSISLGDGLRPGAIADANDKAQLSELYTLGELTKKAWDHDVQVMIEGPGHIPMQLIKENMDLELKHCFEAPFYTLGPLTTDIAPGYDHITSAIGAAMIGWFGCSMLCYVTPKEHLGLPNLDDVKTGVIAYKIAAHAADLAKGFPGAQLHDNFLSDARFHFRWEDQFNLSLDPVTARSFHDENLPQPAAKTAHFCSMCGPKFCSMKITEEVLKYAEENNLALKDAFKEGMKEKARQFNQIKNIYI; this is encoded by the coding sequence ATGATTCAAAACCAATCCCGTTTGACTTATCTTGATATTGTTTCTAAAGGAAAAGAATTAAGTTCATTTCTGTTGTCTTTTTTTCCCAATTCTCAAAAGATTTACCTCAAGGGTGATAATCCAGGGGTCAATGTTCCATTTAGGAAAATAAAACTATCGCCAAACAGCGGAACTCGTAGCTCGGAGCCTTCCTTTTTTTATTCGTATGATACCTCCGGCCCTTATACGGATCCTTCATCGGGGGTAGAAATAGGCAAAGGACTTTTTCCAGTACGGGCGCAGTGGATACAACAAAGAGAAGATTGTGAATTTTATGAAGGTCGAATTGTGCAATTGAAAGAGAGGGGACGGCTCCCAGATGCCCAGAAAGAATTGGCCTTTAAAAATGGACAATTAGGGCTTTTCAACCGCATGCCTTTACGGGCTAAAGCGGGAAGAAGGGTAAGCCAGATGCATTATGCCAAAAAAGGAATCGTTACCCCGGAGATGGAATTTGTGGCCATAAGAGAAAACTTAGGGAGAAAAGATTTTTCCTTGCGCCGGGGTGAAGGGTTTCTCTATTCCCAGCATGTGGGTTGCTCATGGGGAGCATCGATTCCCGGGGAAATTACTCCGGAATTTGTCAGAAGAGAAGTGGCCGCGGGTCGGGCGATTATTCCTTCCAATATTAACCATCCCGAACTTGAACCCATGATCATTGGCCGAAATTTCCGGGTTAAAATCAATGCCAACATAGGCAATTCGGCTATCAGCTCTTCGATGTCCGAGGAAGTGGCTAAACTGCTCTGGGCTATTCTTTGGGGAGCGGATACGGTCATGGATCTTTCTACGGGTAAAAATATCCACCAGATCCGTGAATTAATTATCCGTTCCAGTCCTGTGCCCATTGGCACGGTGCCCATCTATGAAGCCTTGGAAAAGGTTGGAGGTGTTCCAGAAGAATTAAGTTGGGAAATTTACAGGGATACTTTAATAGAACAAGCCGAGCAGGGAGTGGATTATTTTACCATTCATGCAGGAGTCCTTTTAAGGTATATCCCCTACACGGTCAATCGGCTCTGCGGTATTGTGAGTAGGGGAGGATCGATCATGGCCAAATGGTGTTTGGCCCACCACCAAGAAAACTTTCTTTATACTCATTTTGACGAAATTTGCGAGATTTTAAGCGCTTATGATGTCAGTATTTCCCTTGGAGATGGATTAAGGCCGGGGGCGATAGCGGATGCCAACGATAAGGCACAACTCAGCGAGCTTTATACTCTTGGAGAATTGACTAAAAAAGCTTGGGATCATGATGTCCAGGTGATGATTGAGGGACCAGGGCATATCCCGATGCAGCTGATCAAAGAAAATATGGATTTAGAATTAAAACATTGTTTTGAAGCCCCCTTTTATACCCTAGGGCCTTTGACTACCGACATTGCTCCCGGCTACGATCATATTACCAGTGCGATAGGGGCAGCCATGATCGGTTGGTTTGGTTGTTCGATGTTATGCTATGTTACTCCTAAGGAACACTTGGGATTGCCCAACTTGGATGACGTAAAAACTGGGGTTATTGCTTATAAAATTGCTGCGCATGCGGCTGACCTGGCTAAAGGTTTCCCCGGTGCGCAACTCCACGATAATTTTTTGAGTGACGCCCGGTTTCATTTCCGATGGGAAGATCAATTTAATTTAAGCCTGGATCCGGTCACAGCACGTAGTTTCCATGACGAAAACTTGCCCCAGCCGGCGGCAAAAACCGCCCATTTTTGTTCAATGTGTGGTCCGAAATTCTGTTCCATGAAAATTACCGAAGAAGTACTAAAATACGCAGAAGAGAACAACTTAGCCCTTAAAGATGCCTTTAAAGAAGGAATGAAAGAAAAAGCCCGTCAATTTAATCAAATCAAAAATATTTATATTTGA
- the lpdA gene encoding dihydrolipoyl dehydrogenase, with protein MNNFDVVVIGSGPGGYVAAIRAAQLGLKVAIVEKDKTLGGTCLNVGCIPSKALLSLSEYFHFARQKFASNGLMVEELSFDLEKMMEKKERIVQKLVRGVDFLMNKNGIEQFHGVGSLSDPQTVIVKDEKRGELKIKAKNIILATGSRPATLPFLASFDDQIVDSTSALSFKSVPKSLAVIGAGAVGLELGSVWNRMGSKVYVIELFPRICPLMDYDVSKHLESFLKNQGMEFFLETRLLGIKKDSGEVVLELASQSKTLSLNVEKVLVAVGRIPHCQELQLEEIGIRRTKKGYVEVNSRWQTTQAHIYAIGDVIEGPMLAHRAQQEGIAVAQLIADQDPFPVDYSAIPSIIYTFPEAGGVGFTEEELQAWGRQYKVGHSRFASNGRALAGDVAEGFVKILVDVKTDRILGIHAVGPSVSELISLSTVLIMKKIRAGEFMQVPLAHPTLSEVLREATFSAYKRAIHS; from the coding sequence ATGAACAACTTTGACGTCGTCGTAATTGGATCAGGTCCAGGAGGGTATGTTGCGGCTATTCGTGCTGCTCAGCTTGGTTTAAAAGTGGCCATTGTTGAAAAGGATAAAACACTTGGGGGGACCTGTCTTAATGTAGGTTGTATTCCAAGCAAGGCCCTGCTTTCCCTCTCAGAATATTTTCACTTTGCCCGCCAAAAGTTTGCCTCCAATGGGCTCATGGTGGAGGAGCTCTCTTTTGATCTTGAGAAAATGATGGAAAAAAAAGAACGCATTGTGCAAAAACTTGTCCGAGGCGTCGATTTTCTCATGAATAAAAATGGGATTGAGCAGTTTCATGGGGTAGGGTCTCTTTCCGATCCTCAAACGGTGATCGTAAAGGATGAAAAACGGGGAGAACTAAAAATAAAAGCCAAAAATATTATTCTTGCCACCGGCAGTCGTCCGGCGACTCTCCCTTTTTTAGCTTCCTTCGACGACCAAATTGTGGATAGCACATCGGCCTTGAGTTTCAAGTCCGTTCCTAAAAGCTTGGCGGTCATAGGGGCTGGAGCCGTTGGCTTAGAACTGGGTTCGGTGTGGAACAGAATGGGTTCCAAGGTTTATGTTATAGAGCTTTTCCCACGCATCTGCCCTTTAATGGATTACGATGTTTCCAAGCATCTAGAAAGCTTTCTTAAGAACCAAGGAATGGAATTTTTTCTTGAAACGCGACTTCTTGGTATAAAAAAAGATAGCGGCGAAGTCGTTCTTGAATTGGCTTCGCAGTCCAAGACTTTATCGTTAAACGTTGAAAAAGTCCTTGTTGCCGTGGGAAGGATTCCCCATTGCCAAGAGCTTCAATTGGAGGAAATAGGGATTAGGAGAACAAAAAAAGGATATGTTGAAGTCAACTCGCGTTGGCAAACGACACAAGCACATATCTATGCTATCGGTGATGTCATAGAGGGACCCATGCTTGCGCATAGGGCCCAGCAGGAGGGAATTGCAGTAGCGCAGCTTATCGCTGATCAAGATCCCTTTCCAGTCGACTATTCGGCTATCCCCTCTATTATTTATACCTTCCCCGAGGCGGGAGGAGTGGGTTTTACGGAAGAAGAATTGCAGGCTTGGGGTAGGCAGTATAAAGTCGGGCATTCTAGGTTTGCTTCTAATGGAAGGGCTTTGGCAGGGGATGTCGCCGAGGGCTTTGTCAAGATTTTAGTCGATGTTAAAACCGATCGAATTTTAGGGATCCATGCAGTTGGCCCCTCTGTTTCCGAACTCATATCCTTATCCACGGTGTTGATTATGAAAAAAATACGGGCAGGAGAATTTATGCAAGTCCCTCTAGCCCATCCGACCCTTTCCGAAGTACTCAGGGAGGCTACTTTTTCTGCATACAAAAGGGCGATTCATTCATAG
- a CDS encoding 2-oxoglutarate dehydrogenase E1 component, translating to MSSKKRSIGLENLSLIEEYYERWKKDSSSVPDDWNAFFEGFEFGYNESLKNGPIEVGKKKPISIDLKKQRAVYELINAYRTLGHYIANLDPLGFNRYEFDELKLGRFGLNQGDLDQEFDSGDLAGGGTRKLKEILDILKESYCSTLAVEFMHMDSFVQRQWIAQKIEGKFFKLKFSKEHKKQILYDLLKAELFEAFLHTRYVGQKRFSLEGCCTLIPMMDAVIENCPMHGIERIVIGMAHRGRLNFVTNILQQDYKVIFDEFSENYVPEGVLGDGDVRYHLGFEAALKTRSGEIVTVGLAPNPSHLEAVNPVVEGKARAWERRLLDTEKRKKVLPVLIHGDASFMGQGVVQETLNLSRLEGYKTGGTLHIIINNQIGFTTVPQDGRSTHHCTAVALMLAVPIFHVNGDDPLAAVFAVLTALEYRQVFGQDVVVDLIGYRKYGHNEGDEPSFTQPLLYKAIAQHPNISDVFLDQLIKTGDMTREEANEYRKIFVAELNQKMEESKAWIKSEEPPTLRQRMSCPRILDPVKTAVPLEELLYVGRCLVQEPPDFNLNPKVRKILAERKAMIEGKEPILIPFAEMLAFGTLLYEGIPVRLSGQDSRRGTFSQRHAVLYDTKAAKKYVPLEHIHPNQAIFCIYNSPLSEYSVLGFDYGYSLDYPEALIIWEAQYGDFVNGAQVIIDLYLVSSESKWGVTSNIVLLLPHGYEGQGPEHSSARVERFLQACAEDNIVVANCTTPANYFHILRRQVLRGFSKPLVLFTHKSLLRNPHCSSEISEFVQGTFEEVLADPQVHQPSPKVILCCGKVYYDLLEYRKSIGKMDVPLVRIEQLYPLHEKKLKEIISRYQPQSLVWCQEEPKNMGAWNYIFPKLQELFSLPLTYAGREASASTATGSLAYHRLEQQKLLSDAFKE from the coding sequence ATGAGTTCGAAGAAAAGGTCCATTGGGCTTGAGAATCTTTCGCTCATCGAAGAATACTACGAGCGTTGGAAGAAAGACTCTTCGTCGGTGCCTGATGATTGGAATGCGTTTTTCGAAGGATTTGAATTTGGCTATAACGAATCTTTAAAAAACGGGCCGATAGAAGTCGGGAAGAAAAAACCTATTTCCATTGATCTCAAAAAGCAGAGGGCTGTTTATGAACTTATAAATGCTTATCGGACTCTTGGTCATTATATAGCCAATTTAGATCCTTTAGGATTCAACCGTTATGAATTCGACGAGTTGAAGCTAGGGAGATTCGGATTAAATCAAGGAGATCTTGACCAAGAATTCGATTCTGGAGACCTGGCCGGGGGGGGAACAAGAAAATTAAAAGAAATCCTGGACATTCTCAAGGAATCCTATTGTTCAACCCTGGCTGTTGAATTCATGCACATGGACTCTTTTGTCCAGAGACAGTGGATAGCCCAAAAAATCGAAGGGAAATTCTTCAAGCTGAAGTTTTCCAAGGAGCATAAAAAACAGATCCTTTATGATTTGCTTAAAGCCGAACTTTTTGAAGCTTTTTTACACACCCGTTATGTGGGTCAGAAGAGATTTTCTCTCGAGGGATGTTGTACGCTCATCCCCATGATGGATGCCGTCATTGAAAATTGCCCGATGCATGGAATAGAACGTATCGTGATCGGGATGGCCCATAGGGGTAGGCTCAATTTTGTCACGAATATTTTGCAGCAGGATTACAAAGTTATCTTCGATGAATTTTCCGAAAATTACGTTCCCGAGGGGGTGCTAGGGGATGGGGATGTGCGTTACCATCTAGGATTTGAGGCGGCATTAAAAACCCGTTCGGGTGAGATCGTAACCGTGGGCTTGGCTCCCAATCCCAGCCATCTGGAAGCTGTCAATCCAGTGGTGGAAGGCAAAGCAAGGGCGTGGGAGAGAAGATTGCTCGACACGGAAAAAAGAAAAAAAGTTTTACCGGTCCTCATCCATGGGGATGCTTCTTTTATGGGGCAAGGAGTGGTTCAGGAAACATTAAATTTGTCCAGGCTGGAAGGATATAAAACGGGAGGAACGCTCCATATTATTATTAATAACCAGATTGGTTTTACTACGGTTCCTCAAGATGGGCGATCCACTCATCACTGTACGGCGGTAGCCCTCATGTTGGCCGTTCCTATATTTCATGTTAACGGGGATGATCCTTTAGCCGCGGTTTTTGCTGTATTGACGGCATTAGAATACAGACAGGTTTTTGGTCAGGATGTAGTGGTAGACCTCATTGGCTATAGAAAGTACGGGCACAATGAAGGCGATGAACCCAGTTTTACCCAACCGCTTCTCTATAAGGCGATTGCCCAACACCCCAACATCAGTGATGTATTCCTCGATCAATTAATAAAGACGGGGGATATGACGAGGGAAGAAGCCAATGAATACCGCAAGATTTTTGTTGCCGAATTGAACCAAAAAATGGAGGAATCGAAAGCCTGGATAAAGAGTGAAGAACCCCCTACTCTCAGACAAAGGATGTCTTGTCCAAGGATTTTGGATCCGGTAAAAACAGCGGTTCCCTTGGAAGAGTTGCTTTATGTTGGCCGCTGCCTGGTCCAGGAGCCACCCGATTTTAATCTTAATCCAAAAGTGAGAAAAATCCTTGCAGAAAGAAAAGCGATGATCGAGGGCAAAGAGCCCATCCTCATCCCTTTTGCGGAGATGTTGGCTTTCGGCACACTCCTTTACGAAGGTATTCCGGTAAGACTGTCCGGTCAAGACAGCAGGCGGGGAACGTTTAGTCAAAGACATGCCGTTCTTTACGATACGAAAGCAGCCAAGAAATACGTTCCTCTTGAACATATCCATCCTAACCAGGCTATTTTCTGCATTTATAACAGCCCTCTTTCTGAATATTCCGTTTTAGGGTTTGACTACGGCTATTCTTTGGATTATCCCGAAGCCCTGATTATCTGGGAAGCTCAATATGGCGACTTTGTCAATGGGGCACAAGTCATTATCGATCTCTATTTAGTCAGTTCGGAATCAAAATGGGGGGTCACATCGAATATCGTTTTGCTTTTACCTCATGGATATGAAGGTCAGGGTCCAGAGCATTCAAGCGCCCGTGTAGAAAGATTCCTTCAGGCTTGTGCTGAAGATAATATCGTTGTTGCCAATTGCACTACTCCAGCCAATTATTTTCATATCTTAAGAAGACAGGTTCTACGCGGTTTTTCCAAGCCCCTGGTTCTTTTTACCCACAAAAGCTTGTTGCGGAACCCTCATTGTTCATCGGAAATTTCGGAGTTTGTGCAAGGCACATTTGAAGAGGTGTTGGCTGATCCCCAAGTACATCAACCTTCTCCAAAGGTTATTCTTTGTTGCGGCAAAGTCTATTATGACCTGTTGGAGTATAGAAAGAGCATAGGAAAAATGGATGTACCCCTAGTTCGAATCGAGCAACTCTATCCTTTGCACGAAAAGAAACTAAAAGAGATCATCTCACGTTACCAACCTCAATCCCTTGTATGGTGTCAAGAAGAGCCTAAAAACATGGGAGCATGGAATTACATTTTCCCTAAACTGCAAGAACTATTTTCATTGCCTTTGACCTATGCGGGAAGAGAGGCTTCCGCGAGCACGGCGACAGGATCCTTAGCCTATCATCGACTTGAACAACAAAAGTTGCTTTCGGATGCCTTTAAAGAGTGA
- the odhB gene encoding 2-oxoglutarate dehydrogenase complex dihydrolipoyllysine-residue succinyltransferase, translating into MAVDIKMPSVGESIQSGLLGKWIKKEGERVSPGDALCEIETEKITTEIYAEKEGILHILVDEGSEIKVGQVIARLEETPQEATEQKPAVLLTGKEEKAAGLASIPSYKEPGETLESPLEEELPEAVPLREPLKQPSRITREEALRNLNLEKEEIEEERQEIAEKIQPQKEVQPPTWDLKGARKRLSPIRVKIAQRLLEAHVGTAHLTTFNEVDMTTIVELRKNYGKKFEQKYGVKLGFMSFFVCAVVEALKKIPEVGARIEGQELVYPSTLDLGIAVSTDRGLIVPVLRSAEELEFHQIEKGIADLAQKAREGKVTLEDIEGGVFTITNGGIFGSLLSTPIINPPQSGILGMHAIKERPVAVNGKVEIRPMMYLALTYDHRVIDGKEAVSFLVLIKEFLEQPASVLLGL; encoded by the coding sequence ATGGCCGTAGATATAAAAATGCCTTCTGTAGGAGAATCTATCCAGTCGGGACTTCTTGGCAAATGGATCAAAAAAGAGGGAGAAAGGGTTTCTCCGGGTGATGCTTTATGTGAAATTGAAACTGAAAAAATTACAACTGAAATCTATGCTGAAAAAGAGGGCATTTTACATATCTTGGTAGACGAGGGTTCGGAGATTAAAGTCGGTCAAGTCATAGCTCGGCTGGAGGAGACACCTCAAGAGGCAACTGAACAAAAACCCGCCGTCCTTCTCACCGGCAAAGAAGAAAAAGCAGCCGGTTTAGCTTCTATCCCTAGCTATAAAGAACCTGGAGAGACCTTGGAAAGTCCTTTGGAAGAAGAACTCCCGGAGGCAGTTCCTTTAAGGGAACCTTTAAAACAGCCATCCCGGATTACAAGGGAAGAAGCTTTACGTAATTTAAACCTGGAAAAAGAAGAAATAGAGGAAGAAAGGCAAGAGATAGCAGAGAAAATCCAGCCTCAAAAAGAGGTTCAGCCTCCCACCTGGGATCTTAAAGGAGCAAGAAAACGGCTCAGTCCCATCCGGGTGAAAATTGCCCAGCGATTGCTCGAGGCCCATGTAGGGACGGCGCATTTGACCACCTTTAACGAGGTCGATATGACCACGATCGTTGAGTTGAGAAAAAATTATGGGAAAAAATTCGAACAAAAATATGGGGTCAAGTTGGGGTTCATGTCCTTTTTTGTTTGCGCCGTCGTTGAGGCTTTGAAAAAAATTCCAGAAGTAGGAGCAAGGATTGAAGGTCAGGAACTTGTTTATCCTTCTACCTTGGATTTGGGAATAGCCGTTTCTACTGACCGTGGATTGATCGTTCCCGTTCTTCGCTCGGCAGAAGAACTGGAATTTCATCAAATCGAAAAGGGAATTGCTGATTTAGCTCAAAAAGCCAGGGAGGGTAAAGTTACCCTTGAAGACATTGAAGGGGGAGTTTTTACGATAACCAATGGGGGAATCTTTGGCTCATTGCTTTCTACCCCTATTATAAATCCTCCCCAGAGCGGTATATTGGGTATGCATGCGATCAAGGAAAGACCGGTAGCCGTTAATGGGAAGGTTGAGATCAGGCCCATGATGTACCTCGCTCTTACTTATGATCATCGGGTAATCGATGGGAAGGAAGCTGTGAGTTTCCTTGTGCTTATCAAGGAATTCCTAGAGCAACCGGCTTCCGTTCTTCTCGGGTTGTAA